CGCAGGAAGCGAGCGAGCATGGCGGACTGGTTCATCCCGGCGCCGATGGCGCCGATCACGCCCTGATCGCGCAGGTCGGCGAGGGCGGGCATGGCTTCGTCGGCGGCCTGCTGCCAGTGGTCGTCCGGGTCGTGGAGGTAGACGACGTCGAGGCGGTCCAGGCCGGTGCGGGTGAGGGTGTCCTCGATGGAGCGCAGGACGCCGTCGCGGCTGAAGTCCCACTGTCTGCGCAGGTCGTCGTGGACGACGAAGCCCTCGGTGTCGACGCCGGCCGGATGCTCGTTGGGGACGAGGAGGCGGCCCACCTTGGAGGAGACGACGTACTCGTCGCGGGGCCGGTGGCGCAGGGCGGCCCCCAGCCGGCGTTCGGACAGGCCGAGGCCGTAGTGGGGTGCGGTGTCGAAGTAGCGGATACCGGCGTCCCAGGCGGCGTCGAGTGCGGCGGCGGCGTCCTCGGCCGGCGTGGTGCGGTAGAGGTTGCCGATGACGGAGGCGCCGAAGCCGAGCTCGGTGAGTTCGACGCCGGTGGGGCGGATCTTTCGGCGGTGCAAGGCGTGCTCCTGGGGATGCGGATCGGCGTGGGGGTCAGCGTCGGACGTGGGCCGTGGAGCCCGCGAGGAGTGCCTCGACCTCGGCGAGGGTGGCCATGGAGACGTCTCCGGGGGTGGTCATGGTGAGGGCGCCGTGGGCGGTGCCGTAGGCGAGTGCGCGTTCCAGGCCGGCGCCGGTGAGCAGTCCATGAATGAGGCCCGCGGCGAATGCGTCGCCGGAGCCGATGCGGTCCAGGACGTGCAGGCCGGGCATCCGCGGCCCGGTGACCAGGCCGGTGTCGGCCGACCAGGCGGCCGAGGACCAGTCGTTGATCCCGGCCGAGGGCACCGCCCGCAGCGTCGTGGCCAGTACCTTCGCCTCCGGCAGCAGTGCGGCGACCGCG
This genomic stretch from Streptomyces deccanensis harbors:
- a CDS encoding aldo/keto reductase, with product MHRRKIRPTGVELTELGFGASVIGNLYRTTPAEDAAAALDAAWDAGIRYFDTAPHYGLGLSERRLGAALRHRPRDEYVVSSKVGRLLVPNEHPAGVDTEGFVVHDDLRRQWDFSRDGVLRSIEDTLTRTGLDRLDVVYLHDPDDHWQQAADEAMPALADLRDQGVIGAIGAGMNQSAMLARFLRESAADVVMLAGRYTLLDQSALDDVLPAADEHGKSVVAVGVFNSGLLSRDRPADGMKYDYHDAPPELVARARAIADVCEAYGTTLPAAAIAFPLTHPAVVNVTLGMRNAEQVTRNARLHWTPVPGALWDDLRTRGLLRDDVPGAAGIRGPAAGRSPQCP